A portion of the Podospora pseudoanserina strain CBS 124.78 chromosome 2, whole genome shotgun sequence genome contains these proteins:
- a CDS encoding hypothetical protein (EggNog:ENOG503P07H; COG:S), which produces MNAQGNESFINRGNFGHRIYPAGPYYDEVWDYNSQVSSHWDSLRHFPYIQERKFYNGVEDGDILGEGNGTRNSIHVWSERGIVGRGVLVDFHSWRLKQLEGRNPEERFKRFDPFVGETSGISLEDVRAVLKWQRTKVRFGDILIVRSGWTVGFNNKTREEILALQRAGSISASGLEQSLPMMKFLWDNFSAVAGDMPGVEAYPARANFTMHEVLLAGWGCPMGELFDLEALAAEAKRQKRWSFFLTSEVINLPGALASPINALAIF; this is translated from the exons ATGAACGCCCAAGGCAACGAATCCTTCATCAACCGCGGGAATTTCGGACACAGGATCTACCCCGCGGGGCCGTACTACGACGAGGTGTGGGATTACAACTCCCAGGTGAGCAGTCACTGGGATAGTTTAAGGCATTTTCCTTATATACAAGAGAGGAAGTTTTACAAcggggttgaggatggggatattttgggggaggggaacgGGACCAGGAATAGCATACATGTCTGGTCGGAAAGGGGGATCGTCGGacggggggtgttggttgatTTTCACAGTTGGAGGCTGAAGCAGTTGGAAGGGAGAAATCCGGAGGAGAGGTTCAAGAGGTTTGATCCGTTCGTGGGGGAGACGAGTGGGATTTCGCTGGAGGATGTGAGGGCTGTGTTGAAGTGGCAGAGGACGAAGGTTAGGTTTGGGGATATTTTGATTGTGAGGTCTG GGTGGACTGTcggcttcaacaacaagacccGCGAGGAGATCCTGGCTCTGCAGCGTGCTGGTTCGATCAGCGCTTCGGGTTTGGAACAGAGTCTTCCCATGATGAAGTTCCTCTGGGACAACTTTTCTGCTGTGGCGGGTGATATGCCGGGTGTGGAAGCTTATCCGGCGAGGGCAAACTTCACCATGCATGAGGTGTTGCTCGCTGGTTGGGGGTGTCCGATGGGCGAGTTGTTCGATCTGGAGGCGCTTGCTGCAGAGGCCAAGAGGCAGAAGCGATGGAGTTTCTTTTTGACGAGCGAGGTTATCAACCTGCCCGGCGCTTTGGCTAG TCCGATTAACGCGCTGGCTATCTTCTGA
- the TIM22 gene encoding Mitochondrial import inner membrane translocase subunit tim22 (COG:U; EggNog:ENOG503P30H) translates to MNFPGGGAGGFPGAGGFPSAGGSGSSATPPMPMPQGDPNVKMLQNLMESCYAKTVMSGGAGFALGGVFGMFMASMAYDTPYHSPQTGTPGQPAIPGIKPPVDISTLPLRKQLAHGFKDMGARSWSTAKNFGQVGALFSGIECGIEGLRAKNDLANGVAAGCLTGGILARNGGPQAAAIGCAGFAAFSAAIDAWMRMPKDED, encoded by the exons ATGAACTTCCCAGGCGGCGGTGCGGGCGGGTTCCCCGGCGCAGGTGGTTTCCCCTCGGCGGGAGGATCAGGGTCGTCAGCGACACCACCAATGCCCATGCCCCAGGGTGATCCAAACGTGAAGATG CTCCAAAATCTCATGGAATCCTGCTACGCCAAAACCGTCATGTCCGGCGGCGCAGGTTTCGCCCTTGGCGGTGTATTCGGCATGTTCATGGCCTCC ATGGCCTACGACACCCCCTACCACTCCCCACAAACCGGCACCCCCGGCCAGCCCGCAATCCCAGGCATAAAACCCCCCGTCGacatctccaccctccccctccgcaagCAGCTCGCCCACGGCTTCAAAGACATGGGCGCCCGGTCCTGGTCCACCGCCAAAAACTTTGGCCAAGTAGGCGCCCTCTTCAGCGGCATCGAGTGCGGCATTGAAGGGTTAAGAGCAAAGAATGACTTGGCCAACGGTGTAGCGGCGGGTTGTCTGACGGGGGGTATTCTTGCCAGGAATGGGGGACCCCAGGCGGCCGCGATTGGGTGTGCGGGTTTTGCGGCTTTCAGTGCCGCGATTGATGCTTGGATGAGGATGCCCAAGGATGAGGACTGA
- a CDS encoding hypothetical protein (CAZy:GH16; EggNog:ENOG503NW7F; COG:I): MSYGEKEPSFWSPRTWTRRAWLIFATVIIIIVIVVVATVVGVNATRNNNNDRSDELPFIDAHPNYTKLDYQLVETYLPSNFFEKFTYFNTYDPSHGFVHYVSPGDADLYNLTTANQDTINIRVDTSRDNATTGRHSVRLESNRQYESGLFIFDVKHTPVGCGTWPALWLTDPSPGAWPANGEVDIMESVNQGTDGNLVALHTTEGCNVKRVRRELTGTIGAEDCWNETNHNEGCTVKGPKNTFGPEFNAAGGGVVALEWRQEGIRSWIWPRSDIPTDINLDVAALGQGGRGVTAKPDPSSWGLPLADFPNTRCDMEQHFRNQSLIVNINICGDFITEDIWNGSGCARDGMTCTDFIAHNPQAFADAFWEFGSWQVWEAR; encoded by the exons ATGTCATACGGCGAGAAGGAACCCTCCTTTTGGAGCCCGAGGACGTGGACGAGAAGGGCGTGGCTGATCTTTGCGACAGTGATTATCATCATTGTCATTGTTGTGGTGGCAACTGTGGTGGGAGTGAATGCGACGAGGAATAACAACAACGATAGGAGCGACGAGTTGCCCTTCATTGATGCGCATCCGAATTATACCAAGTTGGACTACCAGTTGGTAGAGACAT ACCTGCCATCAAACTTTTTTGAAAAGTTCACCTATTTCAACACTTACGATCCTT cccaTGGTTTCGTACACTACGTCTCGCCTGGGGATGCCGATCtctacaacctcaccaccgccaaccaagacaccatcaacatccgGGTCGACACTTCTCGTGACAATGCCACCACTGGGAGACACTCCGTCCGTCTGGAATCCAACCGCCAGTACGAATCTGGTCTTTTCATCTTTGACGTCAAGCACACCCCCGTGGGATGCGGTACCTGGCCTGCCCTTTGGCTCACCGATCCGTCGCCTGGCGCCTGGCCGGCCAACGGAGAGGTTGACATCATGGAGTCGGTAAACCAGGGCACAGACGGCAATCTTGTTGCGCTTCACACCACAGAGGGCTGCAACGTGAAGCGCGTCCGCAGAGAACTGACCGGCACCATCGGGGCAGAGGACTGCTGGAAtgaaaccaaccacaacgaaGGTTGCACAGTCAAAGGCCCCAAGAACACATTTGGGCCCGAGTTCAATGCcgccggaggaggtgtggTAGCGTTGGAATGGAGACAGGAGGGGATCCGGAGTTGGATCTGGCCCAGAAGCGACATCCCCACTGACATCAACCTCGATGTTGCTGCTCTTGGACAAGGCGGTCGGGGCGTGACAGCAAAGCCGGACCCCAGCAGCTGGGGACTGCCTTTGGCGGACTTTCCCAACACGAGGTGCGACATGGAGCAGCACTTTAGGAACCAGAGCTTGATTGTCAATATCAATATCTGCGGTGACTTCATCACGGAGGACATCTGGAACGGGAGCGGCTGCG CTCGTGATGGTATGACCTGCACGGATTTCATCGCCCACAACCCGCAGGCTTTTGCGGATGCATTCTGGGAGTTTGGATCGTGGCAGGTGTGGGAGGCTAGGTAA
- the PRP45 gene encoding mRNA splicing protein (BUSCO:EOG09264DT4; COG:A; COG:B; EggNog:ENOG503NY30) translates to MVTIASGLTQALPKPKYTGEDEELRAQQRGPRIVGANEIDSTQLVLKRTGPPPYGNRAGWRPRAPEDFGDGGAFPEIPVAQYPWGKGDGASTSNALVVQVNSEGKVDYSAIARQGHSKDRIIHTSFKDLIPLRQRAEAGELDLSRPSQETVQETAERTKNALAKLVSGAVAAQKPKNVNVNGRRDPTFVKYTPSSQMGDSSKKQERIIKVVERQADPMEPPKFKHKKIPRGPPTPPPPVMHSPPRKLTAEDQEAWRIPPPVSLWKNSKGFTVPLDKRLAADGRNLQDVQINDKFAQFSEALFVADRHAREEVRQRAMMQQRLAEKERLQKEENLRQLAQQARADRAGGGSRRRSSRSRSRSRSRSYSGSDYSGSESDSSERARREARKERLKEEERKLRQSRMGAERRAQVMAREMDRDISEKIALGLAKPTQSKEGMYDSRLFNQSSGFSSGFNEDNPYDKPLFAAQDAVNSIYRPRVNQDDDDEGAGDRAMDRISKGNRFGEALGRGKFKGTEDNEPREGPVQFEKDTSDPFNVDKFLSEVQQETAAAAAAAGSGKRGYGLQQEEGDRRSKRTRVEEEDD, encoded by the exons ATGGTTACGATAGCATCTGGCCTCACTCAGGCccttccaaaaccaaaaTATACAGGCGAAGATGAAGAGTTACGGGCACAGCAGCGCGGCCCTCGGATCGTCGGTGCCAACGAAATCGACAGCACACAGCTCGTCCTAAAG AGAACAGGACCACCCCCATATGGAAACCGAGCAGGTTGGCGTCCTCGCGCGCCCGAGGATttcggcgatggcggcgcgTTTCCTGAAATCCCCGTCGCGCAATACCCCTGGGGCAAAGGCGATGGCGCGTCAACTTCCAATGCGCTCGTGGTGCAAGTCAACAGCGAGGGCAAGGTCGATTACTCCGCCATCGCGCGCCAAGGGCACAGCAAAGACCGCATCATTCACACTTCGTTCAAGGACCTGATTCCACTACGACAGCGTGCCGAGGCGGGCGAGTTGGACCTCTCGAGACCTAGCCAGGAGACGGTACAAGAGACGGCCGAAAGGACGAAGAATGCCCTCGCCAAGCTGGTCAGCGGTGCGGTTGCGGCGCAAAAGCCCAAGAATGTGAACGTcaatgggaggagggaccCGACGTTTGTCAAGTACACGCCGTCGTCGCAGATGGGGGATAGTtccaagaagcaggagaggatcatcaaggtggtggagaggcagGCGGATCCGATGGAGCCGCCCAAGTTCAAGCACAAGAAGATCCCGAGGGGACCAccgacgccgccgccgccggttaTGCATTCGCCACCGAGGAAACTGACGGCTGAGGACCAAGAGGCGTGGCGTATCCCCCCCCCTGTTTCGCTCTGGAAGAACTCGAAGGGTTTCACTGTTCCTCTTGACAAGAGGTTGGCCGCCGATGGTCGCAACCTCCAGGATGTCCAGATCAATGACAAGTTTGCTCAATTTTCCGAAGCCCTCTTCGTGGCTGATAGACACGCCAGAGAAGAGGTACGGCAGCGCGCCATGATGCAGCAGAGGCTAGCGGAGAAGGAGCGGTTgcaaaaggaggagaatCTTCGTCAGTTGGCACAACAGGCCCGCGCCGACAGGGCGGGGGGTGGCAGCAGGAGACGGTCATCTCGCTCCCGATCTCGGTCTAGGTCCCGGTCTTACAGCGGCTCTGACTATTCCGGCTCGGAAAGCGACAGCTCTGAGCGtgcgaggagggaggctcGGAAGGAGAGGctcaaggaggaagagcggAAGCTCAGGCAGTCACGCATGGGTGCCGAGAGGAGGGCTCAGGTCATGGCCCGCGAGATGGACCGCGACATTTCGGAAAAGATTGCTCTCGGTCTGGCCAAGCCGACGCAGTCCAAGGAGGGGATGTACGACTCGCGGCTTTTCAACCAGTCGAGCGGGTTTAGCAGTGGGTTCAATGAGGATAACCCGTATGACAAGCCGCTTTTTGCGGCGCAGGATGCGGTTAATTCGATTTATAGACCAAGGGTTAAtcaggatgatgatgatgagggggctGGGGATAGGGCGATGGACAGGATAAGCAAAGGGAATAGGTTTGGGGAGGcgctggggaggggaaagttCAAGGGGACGGAGGACAATGAGCCGAGGGAGGGGCCGGTGCAGTTTGAGAAGGATACTAGTGATCCGTTTAATGTTGACAAGTTTTTGTCTGAGGTGCAGCAggagactgctgctgctgcggcggcggcgggatcggggaagagggggtatGGAttgcagcaggaggagggggataggAGGAGTAAGAGGACtagggttgaggaggaggatgactgA
- a CDS encoding hypothetical protein (COG:U; EggNog:ENOG503NV0D), which produces MQLPLLSCGLLGLLASQVAATALTYKVHANERACFYTATQNKDEKIAFYFAVQSGGSFDIDYEVTGPNGKYIMDGQKERQGDFVFTAREVGEYSFCFNNEMSTYTEKFVDFEIAVENEARVTIPSKQGSSPEQTSALEESLFKLSGQLSTITRNQKYFRTRENRNFSTVRSTEQRIVNFSIVQILMIMAMGALQVFIVRFFFQGARKGYV; this is translated from the exons ATGCAGCTGCCATTACTTTCGTGCGGTCTCTTGGGCCTGCTGGCCAGCCAGGTCGCCGCCACAGCCCTGACCTACAAGGTTCATGCGAACGAGAGGGCGTGCTTCTACACAGCAACACAGaacaaggacgagaagatTGCCTTTTACTTTGCC GTGCAATCCGGTGGTTCCTTCGATATCGATTATGAAGTGACGGGTCCCAATGGGAAGTACATTATGGATGGCCAGAAGGAGAGGCAGGGAGACTTTGTCTTCACCGCCAGGGAGGTTGGCGAATACTCGTTCTGTTTCAATAACGAGATGAGCACATACACCGAGAAGTTTGTCGACTTTGAGATTGCT GTCGAGAACGAAGCGCGCGTTACCATTCCCTCGAAGCAGGGCTCGTCACCGGAACAAACATCAGCCCTCGAGGAGTCCCTGTTCAAGCTCTCGGGCCAGctgtccaccatcacccgcaACCAGAAATACTTCCGCACCCGTGAGAACCGCAACTTCAGCACCGTCCGCAGCACAGAACAAAGAATAGTCAACTTCAGCATCGTCCAGATTCTGATGATTATGGCCATGGGAGCTCTGCAGGTGTTTATTgtccgcttcttcttccagggTGCGCGGAAGGGCTACGTATGA
- a CDS encoding hypothetical protein (EggNog:ENOG503NY3N; COG:S), with amino-acid sequence MTIPQTKVATATSVAIRALSYFFLRWALAPPFPALIFALFAVYLPSFVSGYLHEPKQELVDQVDVTVTDIPIEVEVPENGRRNRGTEKLVAEQLAVEETLTIEDRPLNPLKTLLSGAPNPRSLLLSATTLLINAICIGMVADRLFTERYHTGDDLSFARLGFVSEHEAKLLIREPDQSKMPVTVEVHIKDPVAPFDNPLWQSAGGIKFTTNETDYTAVVPIPLRNSKMRTYQWRTSNNHTGEFTTPPPVGHAEEATTGPFTFLSTSCIVSRLPYSPFDHPLAIPGFRYLAKVLPTLNAQFMLFLGDFIYADVPRYWGSSKSDYRQKYRQVYASPDWPSVGQNLSWIHTLDDHEIANDWSANSTGVYKAAFDPFEHYQAAANPPPARRAGGIAARKSATYYSFTQGPASFFLLDTRTFRSDNHLPDTAEQQKTMLGAEQLEDFLAWLKKPEPKGVKWKIVASSVPFTKNWPVNTQDTWGGFLMERRKVLEAMWDVSRRGVGVVVLSGDRHEFAATKFPPPVPVLVEGEGEGEVHVEGRAWPEEATVWEFSASPLSQFYSPVGTYRERDGEDVMVKYIHKGNSKFGAITIENLEGGDQSSLKYRLFVDGEEVWNTVLLSPKGDQAPARGSFWSKLIGA; translated from the exons ATGACGATACCACAAACGAAAGTCGCGACAGCGACATCGGTCGCTATCAGGGCACTCAGTTACTTCTTTTTACGATGG GCTCTTGCTCCT CCATTTCCCGCCCTTATCTTTGCGTTATTCGCTGTCTACCTGCCATCATTTGTGTCGGGATATCTGCATGAGCCAAAGCAGGAACTAGTTGATCAAGTTGATGTCACAGTAACGGACATTCCAatcgaggttgaggttccCGAGAATGGCAGGAGAAACCGCGGGACCGAAAAGCTGGTGGCCGAACAGCTGGCTGTTGAGGAGACCCTCACGATCGAAGACagacccctgaaccccttaAAGACACTGCTCTCTGGTGCTCCCAACCCGCGGAGTTTGCTTCTGTCAGCTACCACGCTTCTGATCAACGCTATCTGCATCGGCATGGTCGCTGACCGTCTGTTCACCGAACGCTATCACACTGGCGATGACCTCTCTTTTGCCAGACTCGGCTTTGTCTCTGAACATGAGGCCAAGCTTCTCATTAGAGAGCCAGACCAGTCCAAGATGCCCGTCACCGTTGAAGTACACATCAAGGACCCGGTGGCGCCTTTTGACAACCCCCTGTGGCAGAGCGCTGGTGGTATCAagttcaccaccaacgaaACCGACTACACCGCCGTtgttcccatccccctccggAACTCCAAGATGCGCACCTACCAATGGCGCACCTCGAATAACCACACCGGAGAgttcaccacccctcctcccgtcgGCCACGCTGAAGaggccaccaccggccccttcaccttcctctccacctcctgcaTCGTCTCCCGACTCCCTTACTCACCGTTTGACCACCCCTTGGCCATCCCAGGCTTCCGCTACCTCGCCAAGGtccttcccaccctcaaCGCGCAATTCATGCTCTTCCTGGGAGATTTCATCTACGCCGATGTGCCCCGCTACTGGGGAAGTTCAAAGTCTGACTACAGGCAAAAATACCGCCAGGTCTACGCCTCGCCCGACTGGCCTTCTGTCGGTCAAAATCTCAGCTGGATTCACACCCTCGACGACCACGAAATCGCCAACGACTGGTCCGCCAACTCGACGGGCGTCTACAAGGCCGCTTTTGACCCCTTTGAGCACTACCAAGCAGCtgccaaccctcccccgGCACGCAGAGCAGGCGGCATCGCCGCTCGCAAATCGGCGACATACTACTCCTTCACCCAAGGCCCGGCGAGCTTTTTCCTGCTGGACACGAGGACGTTCCGGTCGGATAATCATCTTCCTGATACAGCCGAGCAACAAAAGACTATGCTTGGCGCTGAGCAGCTGGAGGACTTTTTGGCGTGGCTCAAGAAACCTGAGCCGAAAGGGGTGAAGTGGAAGATTGTGGCCAGCTCGGTGCCGTTTACGAAGAACTGGCCGGTTAACACTCAGGATACGTGGGGTGGGTttttgatggagaggaggaaggtgctgGAGGCGATGTGGGATGtttcgaggaggggggtgggggttgtggtgctTAGTGGGGATAGGCACGAGTTTGCTGCGACCAAGTTCCCGCCGCCGGTTCCCgtgctggtggagggagagggagagggggaagtccatgtggaggggagggcgtggCCGGAGGAGGCGACGGTGTGGGAGTTTTCGGCTAGTCCGTTGAGTCAGTTTTATAGTCCTGTTGGGACTTATAGGGagagagatggggaggatgtgatgGTCAA GTATATTCATAAGGGAAACTCCAAGTTTGGAGCGATCACTATTGAGAATTTGGAGGGCGGTGATCAGAGCAGCTTGAAGTATAGGCTGTTTgtggacggggaggaggtgtggaACACGGTGCTTCTATCGCCTAAGGGGGACCAGGCTCCGGCGAGGGGGTCGTTTTGGAGTAAGTTGATTGGTGCTtag
- the CBS1 gene encoding Cytochrome B translational activator protein cbs1, mitochondrial (EggNog:ENOG503NX3Q; COG:E), with translation MLGSDGHESNYDWDFIQHYVKEDKRDRSVTQDQHYWGAEIASNPPTVSYNEVMNSDQGVADLTAKIQKYGFSFISSTPSHDPDLTRQVLERIAFIRLTHYGGFYDFIPDLAMADTAYTNLALPAHTDNTYFTDPSGLQAFHLLSHTPPPGVSAETVQGGASLLVDGFNAAKVLKKEDPKAYEILTQVRLPWHASGNAGITITPDRLYPVLEVVDGELGRVRWNNDDRGVVPFGEGYTPEEWYGAARKWDEMLRRRESEYWVQLTPGRVLGEVFDALN, from the exons atgTTAGGGTCCGACGGCCATGAGAGCAACTATGACTGGGACTTCATCCAGCACTACGTgaaggaggacaagagggACAGAAGCGTCACCCAGGA CCAGCACTACTGGGGCGCGGAAATAgcctccaacccacccaccgtCTCCTACAACGAAGTGATGAACTCTGACCAAGGCGTGGCCGACCTCACAGCAAAGATC CAAAAATAcggcttctccttcatctcctccaccccctcccacgaCCCGGACCTAACCCGCCAGGTCCTCGAGCGCATCGCCTTCATCCGCCTGACCCACTACGGCGGCTTCTACGACTTCATCCCCGACCTCGCCATGGCCGACACGGCCtacaccaacctcgccctccccgcccACACGGACAACACTTACTTCACCGATCCCTCCGGCCTCCAAGctttccacctcctctctcacactcctcccccggGTGTTTCTGCCGAGACCGTCCAGGGCGGTGCTTCCTTGTTGGTGGACGGTTTCAACGCCGCCAAGGTGTTGAAAAAGGAGGACCCAAAGGCGTACGAGATTTTGACTCAAGTCCGACTGCCCTGGCATGCGAGCGGGAACGCGGGGATTACGATCACCCCGGATAGGTTGTATCCcgtgttggaggtggtggatggggagctggggagggtgaggtggaaTAATGATGATAGGGGGGTTGTGccgtttggggaggggtatACTCCCGAGGAGTGGTAtggggcggcgaggaagtgGGATGagatgctgaggaggagggagagtgAGTATTGGGTGCAGTTGACGCCGGGGAGGGTGCTTGGTGAGGTCTTTGATGCTCTTAactga
- the SOU1 gene encoding Sorbose reductase sou1 (EggNog:ENOG503NXQY; COG:Q), which yields MSHVSPAGLFAHDSTAPPASNRVLPLFSLAGKTAIVSGATAGIGYAVAQGFAEAGANVAIWYNSKKEQAEAAAAEIEKDFGVKCKAYQVNVASFPAVSSVINDHILPEFNSRLDIFVANSGIAWEDGPMLDGAAEDRIKRYKQIIDTNLDGTFYCARVAGEIFRRQKQEGLEGFTYGSFIATASMSGSIVNIPQLQTAYNASKAGVIHLVKSLAVEWVGFARANTVSPGYIVTEISKFCDEGTKRAWRDKIPMGREGMPNELKGAYLYLASDAASYTTGIDLVVDGGYCAP from the exons ATGTCCCACGTTTCCCCAGCTGGGCTCTTCGCCCACGACTCTACCGCTCCTCCTGCCAGCAACAGAGTTCTGCCTCTGTTTTCCCTCGCTGGAAAGACCGCCATCGTCTCGGGCGCCACAGCTGGTATCGGTTACGCTGTTGCTCAGGGGTTCGCCGAAGCGGGCGCCAACGTGGCGATATGGTACAACtccaagaaggagcaggctgaggctgccgcagccgagattgagaaggacTTTGGCGTCAAGT GCAAAGCCTACCAAGTAAACGtcgcctccttccccgccGTCTCCTCGGTCATCAAcgaccacatcctccccgaGTTCAACTCCCGCCTCGACATCTTCGTCGCCAACTCGGGCATCGCCTGGGAAGACGGCCCCatgctcgacggcgcggcCGAGGACCGCATCAAGCGCTACAAGCAAATCATCgacaccaacctcgacggcACCTTCTACTGCGCCAGAGTGGCCGGGGAGATCTTCCGCCGGCAGAAGCAAGAGGGGCTCGAGGGGTTCACCTACGGCAGCTTCATTGCTACGGCGAGCATGAGCGGGAGTATTGTGAACATCCCCCAGCTGCAGACGGCGTATAATGCGAGCAAGGCGGGCGTGATTCACTTGGTCAAGAGTCTGGCGGTGGAGTGGGTTGGTTTTGCGAGGGCGAACACGGTGAGCCCGGGGTATATTGTTACGGAGATTAGCAAGTTTTGCGATGAGGGGACGaagagggcttggagggatAAGATTccgatggggagggaggggatgccGAATGAGTTGAAGGGGGCGTATTTGTATCTGGCGAGCGATGCGGCTTCGTATACTACGGGGAttgatttggtggtggatggtgggtATTGCGCTCCTTGA
- the CNA1 gene encoding 3',5'-cyclic-nucleotide phosphodiesterase (PDEase) (3':5'-CNP) (COG:T; EggNog:ENOG503NTWU) — protein MDTEDAGAQGFDPRTQQVDNAIRAIQQKKPLPEIDFTIHVMEDGTQVSTQERVCKDVQAPAMYKPTDDQFFEDESQQKPNIQFLKQHFYREGRLTEEQALWILKKGTEILRAEPNLLEMDAPITVCGDVHGQYYDLMKLFEVGGDPAETRYLFLGDYVDRGYFSIECVLYLWALKIHYPKSLWLLRGNHECRHLTDYFTFKLECKHKYSEAIYEACMESFCSLPLAAVMNKQFLCIHGGLSPELHTLDDIRNIDRFREPPTQGLMCDILWADPLEDFGQEKTTDYFLHNHVRGCSYFFSYPAACHFLEKNNLLSVIRAHEAQDAGYRMYRKTRTTGFPSVMTIFSAPNYLDVYNNKAAVLKYENNVMNIRQFNCTPHPYWLPNFMDVFTWSLPFVGEKITDMLIAILSTCSEEELREESSASSPGPVSPPLPSASSVGSQDPESIEFKRRAIKNKILAIGRLSRVFQVLREESEKVSELKTVSGGRLPAGTLMLGAEGIKNAISSFEDARKVDIQNERLPPSHDEVQKQKDEEHAQALERATREAEQDKKLQTLSRRLSTDRKR, from the exons ATGGACACCGAGGACGCCGGCGCCCAGGGCTTCGACCCCCGCACCCAGCAGGTCGACAACGCCATCCGCGCCATACAGCAGAAGAAGCCGCTCCCTGAGATTGACTTTACCATTCATGTGATGGAGGATGGCACTCAGGTCAGCACCCAGGAGAGAGTCTGCAAAG ATGTGCAAGCTCCCGCCATGTACAAGCCCACCGACGACCAATTCTTCGAGGACGAGTCGCAACAAAAGCCCAACATTCAGTTCCTAAAGCAGCACTTCTACCGCGAGGGCCGCTTGACTGAGGAGCAGGCGCTATGGATCCTCAAGAAGGGCACCGAGATCCTCCGCGCCGAGCCCAACCTACTCGAGATGGACGCGCCCATCACCGTCTGCGGTGACGTCCACGGCCAGTACTACGACTTGATGAAGCTGTTTGAGGTCGGCGGCGACCCGGCGGAGACGAGGTATCTGTTCTTGGGCGACTATGTCGACCGTGGTTACTTCAGTATCGAGTGCGTGTTGTACCTGTGGGCGCTCAAGATCCACTACCCCAAGTCTCTGTGGCTGCTGCGTGGCAACCACGAGTGTCGCCACCTGACGGATTACTTCACCTTCAAGCTCGAGTGCAAGCACAAGTACTCCGAGGCCATCTACGAGGCATGCATGGAGTCGTTCTGTTCGTTGCCGCTGGCGGCTGTCATGAACAAGCAGTTTTTGTGCATCCACGGCGGTCTCAGCCCAGAGCTGCACACGCTGGATGACATTAGAAATATCGACCGCTTCCGCGAACCGCCCACCCAAGGCCTAATGTGCGACATCCTCTGGGCCGACCCCCTCGAGGACTTTGGCCAAGAAAAAACCACCGACTACTTCCTCCACAACCACGTCCGCGGCTGCTCCTACTTCTTCTCCTACCCGGCCGCCTGCCACTTCCTCGAGAAGAACAATCTGCTCTCTGTCATCCGTGCCCACGAGGCCCAGGACGCGGGGTACCGAATGTACCGTAAGACCCGCACAACGGGCTTCCCCTCGGTCATGACCATCTTTTCCGCCCCCAACTATCTGGACGTGTATAACAACAAGGCGGCTGTTCTAAAATACGAGAACAACGTCATGAACATTAGACAGTTCAACTGCACCCCCCACCCGTACTGGCTCCCCAACTTCATGGACGTCTTCACCTGGTCGCTGCCCTTTGTGGGAGAAAAGATCACGGACATGTTGATTGCCATCCTGTCAACCTGCTCCGAGGAGGAACTCCGTGAGGaatcatccgcctcctcgcctgGTCCAGTATCCCcccccttgccctcggcctcgagCGTCGGGAGCCAAGATCCGGAATCGATCGAATTCAAGAGACGTGCGATCAAGAACAAGATTTTGGCCATCGGACGACTGTCGAGGGTCTTCCAGGTTTTGAGAGAGGAATCCGAGAAGGTGTCGGAGCTCAAGACGGTCAGCGGCGGGAGACTGCCCGCCGGCACGCTGATGCTCGGCGCCGAGGGGATCAAGAATGCGATCTCGAGCTTTGAGGACGCCAGGAAGGTGGACATTCAGAACGAGAGGCTGCCGCCTAGCCATGACGAGGtgcagaagcagaaggacgaggagcaCGCCCAGGCGCTGGAGCGGGCgacgagggaggcggagCAGGATAAGAAGTTGCAGACGCTGAGTAGGAGGTTGAGCAC GGATCGCAAGCGGTAG